From the genome of Mastacembelus armatus chromosome 12, fMasArm1.2, whole genome shotgun sequence:
attatttGCATAATTGTATAGAAAATTGTATATTAGAACAAATGAACCgttaaaaactaaaaagttaGATGAGTGAAGTGCAGTTTCTTTAATTATTTGGGATctattcagaaaaaaatcacaacataCCAATATGGCTTAGGATTGGAAAACTTGATTGAATTCCTGAAGCTGTAGTCATTaacctggttaaataaaggtaaaataaataaatacaatatatagTGTATGGCATGTTATTGTAtaggaaaataaatgtgtggcATTAATCAACAAATGACACTTTGTAATGATGTCCACTGTAGAACACGTCTAAAAATCTTATGTAACATTTATGTTCAGGCTGCGTTTATTATGTAGCTGATGggaaattttaatttttctagTCACAGTACATTCGAACTTAGTGATAATTAATTCAGAGGGCCACAGtgatcacatttatttatagtgTAAAATCCTAATCATCATTACAACACAATGTCCACATGGTAAAATACTGAATAATTAGGATTTCTTATATGGGAAGCTCATTAAGAAATGGATTATCGATAAAGAAATCCAAAATCCACCCACTGCATGTGAACTTTGGAATGGCTTTTCCACCGCTCTGCACACAGTCTTGATTTTATGTGTTAAAGAATAACAAAATAGGTTTGCACCAAAGTCCATGGAATCTCTTCAATAGTTAAGTCAATTCAAAGGTTCATCAAAGTCATTATAGACTTCATCCTGTGAGGTGCACTGCCTTTAATGTCAATCCTTTTAATAGCTGTTGAAATCATTAATAGGTTTTCATCAGGGGTCTTTTTTCAATGTGATCTTTGGTAGGACAAAGACCTGCTGAGGCAGATTGAGAGGGAGGTGCGAATGCGAGAGGGGGCCAGTAAGCTGCTGGCAGCCTGTTCCCAGAGAGAACAGGCCCTGGAAGCCTCCAAGAGTCTGCTCACCTGCAACGCCCGCACTCTGGCCTTGCTCAGCCAACTACAGAAGATGAGGAAAGCTCAAATCCTACAGAGAGTGGGAAGCAGGTCAGATGAAGTGCAAGGATTTGTTGTATGTGGGCAAATAAACGGATACCAGATCAGTGGAGGGGGATATGAAGTAATGTTATACAATTCAACTGCACTGCAGAGTGGAAGCCAGTGAAGTGTTATATTGCTGTGCCTTGTATATGTAAACCTTTTCAATcttcaaaaaacatttgtttagaTAACTGGGTTTACCCCTGAAATTGGACACTTTACATTTGCAGGCATCTTTGTGaaatataacatatttttaGTAGATGTGTTGATGACTGGGGGGTCATTTGGGTTCcttttatgctgtttttatttactgtttgaaTGAACGAATGGTTGGATTGATAATATTTGGATTTCACTTCAGACCATCTGGACATATAATCccatgcagtggaaaagtagCCCTTTCAGGTGAGTGTTAAAATATCCTGCCACAAAGTTAATAAAGTGTTTCAGCctggatttcatttttttctaaatttataATATGTACTCTGTAGACCTGCGAATCCCACTCATGTGGAAAGACTCAGAGTACTTCAAACACAAAGGCGGTAAGTCCGAATGGTCTTATTAAAGTAACTGATTCCACTGATGTGAACGTCTCTGTTgaaaagtaaatattaaaatataaggAATTTGAGAGCACTGACACTTTTTAATTATTATGATGAACATTTATAGTTCGTTCCCTTGCAGAACTACATCGCTGTGCTGTGTTCTGCCTGCTTCAGTGCGGCACACACATCCATGACACCGATCTGGTGATGGTAGACAGGACTTTGACTGACATCTGTTTTGAAGACACTGTAATATTGTAAGCCAcctctgtgttgttttatagTTTCTGTTTTGCCCATTCCCACAGTTAATAcgtatttgtgtaaatgtgactgtgtgtgtgagcagcaaCGATGTAGGTCCAGGGTTTGAGCTTCGTGTTGAGCtctacagcagctgtgtggtcgAGGAATTCTGCCCGGGGGCTGCAGGACCCAGGAGAATGAGCTGTCTGGGAGGATCTATGGGATGCTCCTCTGGGAAAAAGATACGTGGTGCGTTCAGGTCCACTACTATTTATGGATCCATTTCTAGTGGAGAAGTTGGACCCGGGCGTTTATCGCTGCCTGTATCCCCTGATCTTTCTACACTGTGAGGATCATGATTCTCCTAAAAATATACAATGAAAGAGAATATGTCATCTAGAAAAAATAAGATTGATTTTTCTTAATGCGTTCTGTCTGAAGGGGACCTAAATATAACCTGTTGGCTCACACAACACTAAGAATTGATCATGTTCAGGATGGTTTCAAGACACATGATTTGTTGCTAGACTCAACAGGTGAGTAAAAAATCTTCTACtgtccttgtttcctctctttcttcctttttcatgttttcctctcctctcccattATTGActcctttccttttttgtttcctctcatcttttcttatttttttcacttgtcaTCTTTAGTCTTTTTTGACTCGTCtactctcctctcttcctgtttccttctgAAAATTAACCCTTTGTGTCTTATTTTTCCAGAGGACAGTCCCTTCTGGTTGCCTCTGTATGGAAATATGTGCTGTCGCTTAGTTGCTCAGCCTCTGTGCATGATTCAGCCAGTCATAAGTGGCCAACTCAAGGTTAAGGTGACTAGATTTCCATCTATTATCCCACTTTGTGGTTTTGGTTTATCACATTATCATTCATGGTGTTACTTTACTCCCTGTTTTCATTCAGCTTGGAGAGGCACTTAAGTGCTGGGCCAATGTCTATAGTGTCCTCGGGGGGCAAAGTATTTTGTGCTATCAGAGTCAAGAAGACCTGGAGTCTGAGGATAAGCCATTACTTGTAATTGCCATCAGAAAGGTTGGTTCTAAATGTGCAAAACCTCATGAATAAAGAGATGGGTTCATTTACGTTTTTGTCCATGTTGATTATAATAACATGCCAAGACCACCAGAGTGCACTCGTGAATTAATGACAATTTCCTTCTGTGATGAGCATCTGAACATTGGCAtcattttttgcagttttaacCAGATTGATTTCTGTTCCACTCTGTCATTAATTATAAAAGATCATTTTAATCCCAAACTGAACTGTACCCATCTACTGTTGACAAAACCTTTGAGCATCTTACTACATAAATATTTACACCTtattacagacaaaaacaattaCTGCACATCCAGTGGTGATTATACTTAAGtacaattacagcatgttttACTTgagttttttccatttcatgcTGCCTCATATTATATTTCTCTCtccactaaataaataaataaataactcagACACACCTACAGTGGATATACTT
Proteins encoded in this window:
- the LOC113124173 gene encoding rhotekin-like translates to MNDNMQDKDLLRQIEREVRMREGASKLLAACSQREQALEASKSLLTCNARTLALLSQLQKMRKAQILQRVGSRPSGHIIPCSGKVALSDLRIPLMWKDSEYFKHKGELHRCAVFCLLQCGTHIHDTDLVMVDRTLTDICFEDTVIFNDVGPGFELRVELYSSCVVEEFCPGAAGPRRMSCLGGSMGCSSGKKIRGAFRSTTIYGSISSGEVGPGRLSLPVSPDLSTLGPKYNLLAHTTLRIDHVQDGFKTHDLLLDSTEDSPFWLPLYGNMCCRLVAQPLCMIQPVISGQLKVKLGEALKCWANVYSVLGGQSILCYQSQEDLESEDKPLLVIAIRKDTLVCVSEGESHNIHISTQLQGQDVTYTLTMDTPEDMQRWAQALWQHINNMNQWKQCCDHLMKIEMQSCKKSITVKQGSLYHQTVTLSSSRKDLVIPDLSVEICTLLSFYNKESY